From a single Myxosarcina sp. GI1 genomic region:
- a CDS encoding class I adenylate-forming enzyme family protein yields the protein MLEQILAEVARQYPEKAAIVYDQLRITYRELEAKVSGFSQGLRSIGIGKSDCIAVVLPNCPEFVVSFFAAAKLNAIFLPLNHLYKEEEIGYYLNDSNAKVVITDTKRAELCRQVISETECQITIITVDKASSETTYFEDLVLSKDSESKEDTSGSSDFLYQYSSGSTGRPKRVGRTQKNLYHEVSNFTQTAAVTPADNILCIVPLYHAHGLGNCMMAAICTGATLVILEQVWQQGVTVEVPFVFRSLRVLELLETEKISILPAVPYIFNALAQAPGNAKADLSNLRLCFSAGNFLPQEIFDKFSAKFGIPVRQLYGCTEAGSIALNLDEDVTATQASVGRPLNNVEIKIVDDEGRELPVGEIGEVTITSLALTSGYHNLPELNQQAFRNGAYFTGDLGKLDENGCLYITGRKKILIDTGGRKVDPIEIEDVLISHSQIAEAVVVGVKGYFAGEIVKAVIVPKGGECQESEISAYCRQHLAEFKVPKIIEFREEIPKSPLGKILRKALV from the coding sequence GTGTTAGAGCAAATTTTGGCTGAAGTGGCTCGCCAATATCCCGAAAAAGCTGCCATTGTTTATGACCAATTGAGAATTACCTATCGAGAGCTTGAGGCTAAAGTTAGCGGCTTTAGTCAAGGTCTAAGATCGATTGGCATTGGTAAATCTGACTGTATTGCGGTCGTTTTGCCCAACTGTCCCGAATTTGTGGTTAGTTTTTTTGCTGCTGCCAAACTCAATGCCATCTTTTTACCCCTAAATCACCTATACAAAGAAGAAGAAATTGGCTACTATCTCAATGACAGTAATGCCAAGGTAGTTATTACCGATACCAAAAGAGCGGAGCTTTGCCGCCAAGTCATTTCTGAAACAGAATGTCAAATTACTATCATCACTGTAGATAAAGCTAGTTCTGAGACTACTTATTTTGAGGACTTAGTTTTATCTAAAGACTCAGAAAGCAAGGAAGATACATCTGGTTCTAGTGACTTTTTATATCAGTACTCCTCTGGTTCTACAGGTAGACCTAAAAGAGTAGGCAGAACTCAAAAAAATCTATATCACGAGGTAAGCAACTTTACCCAAACTGCGGCAGTAACTCCAGCAGACAATATTCTCTGTATCGTTCCCTTGTATCACGCTCACGGTTTGGGGAACTGTATGATGGCTGCTATTTGTACGGGAGCGACTTTGGTTATCTTAGAGCAAGTTTGGCAACAAGGAGTAACTGTAGAAGTTCCTTTTGTGTTTAGAAGTTTGAGAGTTTTAGAACTACTAGAAACAGAAAAGATAAGTATTCTGCCAGCCGTACCGTATATCTTTAATGCTCTGGCACAAGCTCCAGGTAATGCTAAAGCCGATTTATCTAACTTAAGACTGTGTTTTTCGGCAGGTAACTTCCTTCCTCAAGAAATTTTTGATAAATTCTCTGCCAAGTTTGGCATTCCCGTCAGACAGCTTTATGGTTGCACCGAAGCAGGTTCGATCGCGCTCAACCTAGATGAAGACGTAACAGCAACTCAGGCTTCTGTCGGTCGTCCTTTAAACAACGTCGAGATAAAAATTGTCGATGACGAAGGCAGGGAATTACCTGTAGGCGAAATTGGCGAAGTCACAATTACCAGTCTGGCATTAACTAGCGGCTATCACAATTTGCCCGAACTCAATCAGCAAGCCTTTAGAAACGGAGCTTATTTTACGGGAGATTTAGGCAAACTTGATGAAAACGGTTGTCTTTACATCACAGGCAGAAAGAAAATTTTAATCGATACTGGTGGACGCAAAGTAGATCCTATTGAAATTGAGGATGTACTGATTTCCCATTCTCAAATTGCCGAAGCGGTAGTAGTAGGAGTAAAAGGCTATTTTGCAGGGGAAATTGTCAAGGCAGTTATTGTTCCTAAAGGAGGTGAATGCCAAGAGTCAGAAATTTCTGCTTACTGTAGACAGCACTTGGCGGAGTTTAAAGTGCCTAAAATTATTGAATTTCGTGAGGAAATTCCTAAAAGTCCTTTGGGCAAGATTCTCCGCAAAGCACTAGTTTAA
- a CDS encoding 3-deoxy-7-phosphoheptulonate synthase, translated as MYEEILDINIESSQTLMSPMQLKEQLPLTKTAAQTVLQGRQEIQNILDGKDSRKFIIVGPCSIHDSLAAEDYAIRLKALAECVRERLLIVMRVYFEKPRTTVGWKGLINDPNLDGSFDVQKGLFTARSLLLKIAEIGLPVATEALDPITPQYLAELISWAAIGARTIESQTHREMASGLSMPVGFKNSTDGNVKVALNAIQSSRVPHNFLGLDRRGEISTFKTRGNAYGHLILRGGDRQPNHDAASVTRVEKQLESLNLPQKIVIDCSHGNSHKNHQLQAAVLDNILKQIADGNRSIAGMMLESNLSEGNQSIPQNLEELKYGVSVTDKCIGWQETEVMIMSAYEKLGADRQVTFYTCGLVVSGIPVRNLLTTKG; from the coding sequence ATGTATGAAGAAATACTCGATATCAATATCGAATCTTCCCAAACTTTAATGAGTCCGATGCAGTTAAAGGAGCAATTGCCTCTAACTAAAACTGCCGCTCAAACGGTCTTACAAGGTAGGCAGGAAATTCAAAATATACTCGACGGCAAAGATTCTAGAAAATTTATTATTGTCGGTCCTTGTTCCATACACGATTCTCTAGCTGCCGAAGACTATGCTATAAGGCTCAAAGCTTTGGCAGAGTGTGTTCGAGAGCGATTGCTAATCGTCATGCGGGTTTACTTTGAAAAACCCCGAACCACAGTCGGCTGGAAGGGACTAATTAACGACCCCAATCTCGACGGTTCTTTTGATGTTCAAAAAGGCTTGTTTACCGCTCGTAGCTTATTGCTAAAGATTGCCGAAATTGGTCTGCCCGTAGCTACCGAAGCTTTAGACCCGATAACGCCTCAGTATTTAGCAGAGTTAATATCCTGGGCGGCAATTGGTGCGAGAACCATCGAGTCTCAAACCCATCGAGAAATGGCAAGTGGGCTGTCGATGCCTGTCGGTTTTAAAAACAGTACCGATGGCAATGTAAAAGTGGCGTTAAATGCCATTCAATCTTCTAGAGTACCCCACAATTTTCTGGGACTCGATCGCCGAGGTGAAATTAGCACTTTTAAAACCAGGGGTAATGCCTACGGACATTTGATCCTGCGCGGTGGCGATCGCCAACCTAATCACGATGCTGCGTCAGTGACGAGGGTAGAAAAGCAATTAGAGAGCTTAAACCTACCTCAAAAAATCGTTATCGATTGCAGTCACGGTAACTCTCATAAAAACCATCAGCTTCAGGCAGCAGTATTAGACAACATTCTGAAACAAATTGCCGATGGCAATCGCTCCATCGCGGGCATGATGCTCGAATCAAATTTATCTGAAGGCAATCAGTCTATTCCTCAAAATTTAGAGGAATTAAAATACGGCGTTTCTGTAACCGATAAATGTATCGGTTGGCAAGAAACAGAAGTAATGATTATGTCTGCTTATGAAAAACTCGGTGCCGATAGACAAGTTACTTTTTATACTTGCGGGCTGGTAGTGTCGGGAATCCCCGTCCGTAATTTACTAACTACAAAAGGATAG
- the rfbC gene encoding dTDP-4-dehydrorhamnose 3,5-epimerase, giving the protein MKFTETKLKDAFIIDIERLSDHRGFFARTYCAEEFQEHGLKPVVAQCNMSFNYKRGTLRGMHYQAYPATEAKLVRCIRGAIYDVIIDMRPNSPTYLQHIGVELTAENRRALYVPDMFAHGYQALTDDSEVVYQVTEFYTPGVERGLRYDDPTFEIEWPEPVSEISEKDMNWPLLEKTTVGA; this is encoded by the coding sequence ATGAAATTTACCGAAACCAAACTCAAAGATGCCTTCATTATCGATATAGAACGTCTCAGCGATCATCGTGGCTTTTTTGCCCGTACTTACTGTGCTGAAGAATTTCAGGAACACGGTTTAAAACCAGTAGTCGCGCAGTGTAACATGTCGTTTAACTACAAGCGTGGAACTCTACGCGGTATGCACTATCAAGCATATCCCGCTACCGAAGCAAAACTCGTCCGCTGCATTCGCGGTGCCATTTACGATGTCATTATCGATATGCGCCCCAATTCTCCTACCTATCTTCAGCATATTGGGGTGGAGTTAACTGCGGAAAATCGCCGCGCTCTTTACGTGCCAGATATGTTTGCTCACGGCTATCAGGCTCTTACCGACGATAGCGAGGTAGTCTATCAGGTAACAGAATTTTATACTCCTGGTGTCGAACGCGGACTGCGCTATGACGATCCTACCTTTGAAATCGAATGGCCAGAGCCAGTAAGCGAAATTTCCGAGAAAGATATGAATTGGCCTTTATTAGAAAAAACTACTGTAGGAGCATAA
- a CDS encoding acyl carrier protein, whose translation MLQTMTVEEVKSKTTDVVLELLPHLEREDLGDESDIFSLGLDSINAMNLVFGLQESFDIKFDTQEINVDNFRTVADITELIMKKK comes from the coding sequence ATGTTACAAACAATGACAGTTGAAGAAGTAAAATCTAAAACCACAGATGTTGTTTTGGAATTACTACCCCATCTAGAACGTGAAGATCTTGGAGATGAAAGCGATATTTTCAGTCTCGGTCTAGATTCAATCAATGCTATGAATCTGGTTTTTGGTTTGCAAGAGAGCTTTGATATCAAGTTCGACACTCAAGAAATTAATGTTGATAACTTTCGTACCGTTGCCGATATTACCGAACTAATTATGAAAAAGAAATAG
- a CDS encoding NAD(P)H-dependent oxidoreductase has product MIIIDRALQARAEANNPVRVAMIGAGFMGRGIANQIVNSVPGMELVAIANRNLAGAQRAYSEAGVTDVQTVKTTSGLEEAIARGKYVVTEDAMLLCQAAGIDAVIEVTGTIEYAAGLVLEAIAHRKHIILMNAELDGTIGAILKVYADRAGVILTACDGDQPGVEMNLYRFVKSIGLTPLLCGNIKGLQDPYRNPTTQEAFAKQWGQKPHMVTSFADGSKISFEQAIVANATGMKVAQRGMLGYEYKGHVDEMTSMYDIDRLKELGGIVDYVVGTKPGPGVFVFATHDDPKQQHYLNLYKLGEGPLYSFYTPYHLCHFEVPLSVARVVLFQDPVLTPLGAPQVEVVATAKTNLQAGATLDGIGYYMTYGQCENADVVQKENLLPMGLAEGCRLKRDLPKDSVLTYDDVELPEGRLCDRLRAEQNAYFAEKKTATV; this is encoded by the coding sequence ATGATTATTATTGATAGAGCATTACAAGCCCGTGCCGAAGCCAACAACCCAGTTAGAGTAGCGATGATTGGTGCTGGTTTTATGGGCAGAGGCATTGCCAATCAAATTGTTAACTCCGTACCTGGCATGGAGTTAGTGGCGATCGCCAACCGCAATCTGGCAGGTGCCCAACGTGCCTACAGCGAAGCTGGTGTTACCGATGTCCAAACCGTAAAAACTACTTCTGGTTTGGAAGAAGCGATCGCCAGAGGCAAATATGTCGTTACTGAAGATGCAATGCTGTTGTGTCAGGCAGCAGGAATCGATGCCGTAATTGAAGTAACGGGAACTATTGAATATGCCGCAGGTTTAGTTTTAGAAGCGATCGCTCACCGCAAGCACATCATTTTAATGAATGCCGAATTAGACGGTACTATAGGTGCAATTCTTAAGGTTTATGCCGATCGCGCTGGAGTAATTCTGACTGCCTGTGATGGCGATCAGCCTGGAGTAGAGATGAATCTCTATCGCTTTGTTAAAAGCATTGGTTTGACTCCTTTGCTATGTGGCAATATCAAAGGTTTACAAGACCCCTATCGCAACCCTACCACTCAAGAAGCTTTTGCCAAACAGTGGGGACAAAAACCTCACATGGTCACGAGCTTTGCCGATGGTAGTAAAATTTCTTTCGAGCAGGCAATTGTGGCAAATGCTACTGGTATGAAAGTCGCCCAACGGGGAATGCTTGGCTACGAATATAAGGGTCATGTCGATGAAATGACTTCGATGTACGATATCGATCGCCTCAAAGAACTAGGCGGTATTGTCGATTATGTAGTCGGCACCAAACCAGGACCTGGGGTATTTGTCTTTGCTACCCACGACGATCCCAAACAGCAACACTATCTCAATCTCTATAAGCTAGGTGAAGGACCGTTATATAGCTTCTATACTCCCTATCACCTCTGTCACTTTGAGGTACCTCTCTCAGTCGCCCGTGTCGTCTTATTCCAAGACCCCGTGTTGACTCCCCTTGGCGCGCCCCAGGTAGAGGTAGTGGCTACTGCTAAAACCAATCTGCAAGCTGGTGCGACTCTAGACGGTATTGGCTACTACATGACCTACGGACAGTGTGAAAATGCTGACGTAGTCCAAAAAGAAAATCTCTTGCCGATGGGATTGGCAGAAGGCTGTCGTCTCAAACGCGACTTACCTAAAGATAGCGTTCTTACCTACGATGATGTGGAACTACCCGAAGGTAGATTGTGCGATCGCCTGAGAGCCGAACAAAATGCTTACTTTGCCGAAAAGAAAACAGCAACTGTTTGA
- a CDS encoding sulfotransferase family 2 domain-containing protein, whose protein sequence is MAIICRDYKLLFIQVPGTGCSSVSKVLKEQLGGEKLPQQDLMLAGKYKLVGEKHNSLEQLVRYNLISSSELKSYLTFATVRNPFDRFATAYQRYVSSWWETMIESDIPDCPANRSGTAYRERYVKNFQKQIELARGEGFENWLQRKIVLPQRFDRRVKVGCKRLLKKQSPLFAKEAVRMNLAYPLIAGVDEVIRFEHLESDFNKILNKAGVDKYIAIPHTNKTPGKKSYREQYSPEARAIVERELTKELARFGYSFASDLSSNKETSKAVIY, encoded by the coding sequence ATGGCTATTATTTGTCGCGATTACAAACTTCTATTTATCCAGGTACCAGGGACTGGCTGTTCTTCTGTCAGTAAAGTACTTAAAGAACAGCTTGGAGGAGAAAAACTACCCCAACAAGATTTGATGCTGGCAGGAAAATACAAACTAGTTGGAGAAAAACACAATTCTTTAGAACAGCTGGTTAGATACAATCTTATTTCCTCCTCGGAATTAAAATCTTATTTAACCTTTGCTACAGTACGCAATCCCTTCGATCGCTTCGCTACTGCCTACCAAAGATACGTCAGTTCCTGGTGGGAAACAATGATCGAAAGCGACATCCCTGATTGCCCCGCTAACCGTTCGGGAACTGCTTACCGCGAAAGATATGTTAAAAACTTTCAAAAGCAAATCGAGCTAGCGCGAGGAGAAGGTTTTGAAAACTGGTTGCAGAGAAAAATTGTCTTACCCCAACGTTTTGACAGACGAGTCAAAGTTGGCTGCAAACGCTTGTTGAAAAAACAGTCTCCTTTGTTTGCTAAAGAGGCTGTCAGAATGAATCTTGCCTACCCACTAATTGCAGGTGTCGATGAAGTGATTCGTTTTGAACATTTAGAAAGCGATTTCAATAAAATTTTAAACAAAGCAGGTGTAGATAAATATATTGCTATACCTCACACTAATAAAACCCCGGGAAAAAAATCTTATCGGGAACAATATTCTCCAGAAGCTAGAGCAATTGTCGAGCGAGAATTAACTAAAGAATTAGCAAGATTCGGCTATAGTTTTGCCTCCGATCTGTCTTCCAACAAAGAAACTTCTAAAGCTGTTATTTACTAG
- a CDS encoding chorismate pyruvate-lyase family protein, translating to MQAQTINELTNPNSMMRQDLEKSLLRSHINPANLSTFQRIILTTNGTLTEILEAYLYEKIGMVKLSEALVAVTQDIPLLEVKRGTEVIERKILLQGKISRKNFIYAESILVTDRLEEKFKNELLHSSTPLGRLWLEYKLETFKEIVDTAEETAEKLATYFPIKPEDKILSRTYRVFSQRKPIMTITEKFPASYFLSNF from the coding sequence ATGCAGGCACAAACAATTAACGAACTAACTAACCCAAACAGCATGATGCGTCAAGATTTAGAAAAATCTTTGCTTCGCAGTCATATCAATCCTGCCAACCTCAGTACTTTTCAACGCATCATCTTAACGACTAATGGCACACTAACAGAAATACTAGAAGCCTATTTATATGAAAAAATTGGCATGGTCAAACTGTCTGAAGCCTTAGTTGCTGTTACTCAAGATATTCCCTTGTTAGAAGTAAAACGCGGCACTGAAGTAATCGAAAGAAAAATTTTACTTCAAGGCAAAATTAGCCGCAAAAACTTTATTTATGCCGAATCAATTTTAGTAACTGACAGACTAGAAGAAAAGTTCAAAAACGAACTACTGCATTCTAGCACTCCACTAGGTAGACTTTGGTTGGAATATAAGCTGGAAACTTTCAAAGAAATAGTAGATACTGCCGAAGAAACAGCAGAAAAATTAGCTACTTATTTCCCAATTAAACCAGAAGATAAGATTCTTTCTCGTACTTATCGAGTCTTTTCTCAGCGCAAACCAATTATGACTATTACTGAGAAATTTCCCGCCAGTTATTTTCTTTCTAACTTTTAA
- a CDS encoding condensation domain-containing protein: MNQPTTTISKSSPTAKGPAELWEAIKTIVSLQNQAPPLVSVSRDEALPLSFTQERLWFLDRLTGSNAAYNIPFALQIKGDLDIKALERSFKEIICRHEALQTNFTSVEDNPVQSVDPDKSQNWSLTVRQLPQLPPSEREAEIQKLCVEEAQTPFDLSCDALLRATLVELDNSEYLLLVTVHHIVFDGWSEGVFWRELAELYRAFGNGQTSPLTALPVQYADFAVWQRQWLEGEILDHLLDYWRGQLGNNLPELELPIDRPKTAKSTRPSASYQQTLPATLTEKLKTLSRQEGATLFALLLAAFKVLLYRYTEQDNLFVCSPIANRNRKELKNLIGYFVNLLILRSDLSDKMGFSELLGQVRQTVSGAYAHQDLPVQQLINSLDLGQSPLSQVMFVLQNTVQQTPKLANLEVRSRQVDSGTADFDLSLSMSESEGTLIGVWKYNTDLFAESTITKMDEHFQLLLEQIAADPTQSLASLLVLTEDELQELRAKRANYRLKPEVEGVKVKPRNPLELQLMRVWEQILGSDRLGVTDNFFEVGGSSLLAFRLIAEIEQTFGKKLPLTTLIQAPTIEQLAEVLRQGSDPISSSWLTPQKPDSSRLPFFCIAPAGNSGMGFAPIVLHLGDDQPFYVPQALGLEGETEPHNSVEDMAAHYIKEIRAIQPEGPYLLGGRCFGGIVAFEMALQLSRQGQKVALLALIDGALPPHVYLEMRNRDGSIKSKSLADLWRSFVFFCRSGQLLTILGYKYTKLVKRIRKQKAKQQQAPDPALKNVKKVFRSHLQARADYLPQGTFSGKIDIYASETLRIDQQDEWNKLVDGGVEYHFIGGRHDTIDREPHVRVLAAKLRESMDKAQSMFASSSNLSESGNS, encoded by the coding sequence ATGAACCAACCTACTACAACAATTTCCAAAAGTTCGCCAACGGCTAAAGGTCCAGCGGAACTTTGGGAAGCAATCAAAACTATCGTTAGCTTGCAAAACCAAGCACCGCCTTTAGTTTCTGTCAGCAGAGACGAAGCACTACCGCTTTCTTTTACTCAAGAAAGACTGTGGTTTCTCGATCGCCTGACGGGAAGCAATGCGGCTTATAATATTCCCTTTGCTTTACAGATTAAAGGCGATCTCGACATTAAGGCTCTCGAACGGAGTTTTAAAGAAATCATTTGCCGTCATGAGGCTTTACAGACTAACTTTACTTCGGTAGAGGATAATCCCGTACAGTCGGTCGACCCCGATAAGTCACAGAATTGGAGTTTAACAGTACGGCAGTTACCCCAGTTGCCTCCTTCCGAACGCGAAGCCGAAATTCAAAAACTTTGTGTCGAAGAAGCTCAAACACCTTTCGATCTCAGTTGCGATGCCTTGTTGCGAGCGACTTTAGTAGAGCTAGATAACAGCGAATATTTACTACTAGTCACCGTCCATCACATTGTCTTTGATGGCTGGTCGGAAGGAGTCTTTTGGCGCGAATTAGCCGAACTATATCGAGCTTTTGGTAACGGTCAAACCTCTCCTCTAACTGCTTTACCCGTACAGTATGCCGATTTTGCTGTCTGGCAGCGTCAGTGGTTGGAAGGGGAAATATTAGACCATCTGTTAGATTATTGGCGAGGACAGTTAGGTAACAATCTTCCAGAATTGGAGTTACCGATCGACCGCCCCAAAACTGCCAAATCGACTCGACCTAGTGCTAGTTACCAACAGACTTTACCTGCAACTCTAACCGAAAAACTCAAAACTTTGAGTCGTCAAGAAGGTGCAACTTTGTTTGCCTTGCTATTGGCTGCCTTTAAGGTACTTTTATACCGCTATACCGAACAGGACAACCTGTTTGTATGCAGTCCCATCGCCAACCGCAACCGTAAAGAACTTAAAAATCTTATCGGTTACTTTGTCAATCTTTTAATTTTGCGGAGCGATCTTTCAGATAAGATGGGCTTTTCCGAATTGTTAGGGCAGGTAAGACAAACCGTGTCTGGTGCTTACGCTCACCAAGATCTGCCCGTACAACAGTTGATCAATAGCCTCGATTTGGGACAGTCACCTCTGTCTCAGGTAATGTTCGTACTGCAAAACACGGTTCAGCAAACCCCAAAATTAGCCAATTTAGAAGTGCGATCGCGCCAGGTAGATAGCGGTACGGCAGATTTCGATCTGTCTCTGTCGATGTCTGAGTCTGAAGGAACTTTAATCGGAGTTTGGAAATACAACACCGATTTGTTTGCCGAATCCACAATTACCAAAATGGACGAGCATTTTCAGCTTTTACTAGAGCAAATTGCTGCCGATCCCACTCAATCTCTTGCTTCATTGCTGGTTTTAACCGAAGACGAACTTCAAGAACTGAGAGCTAAGCGAGCCAACTATCGCTTGAAGCCAGAAGTTGAGGGAGTAAAGGTAAAACCTCGCAACCCTCTCGAACTTCAGCTAATGCGAGTTTGGGAACAGATTCTCGGAAGCGATCGCCTCGGCGTTACGGACAACTTTTTTGAAGTTGGCGGTAGTTCTTTATTAGCGTTCCGTTTGATAGCCGAAATAGAGCAGACTTTTGGCAAAAAGTTGCCTCTAACTACACTTATCCAGGCACCAACTATCGAGCAATTAGCCGAGGTTCTACGTCAGGGAAGCGATCCTATCTCTTCTTCCTGGCTAACTCCCCAAAAGCCAGATAGTTCGCGGCTACCATTTTTCTGTATTGCCCCTGCTGGTAATAGCGGTATGGGCTTTGCACCCATCGTGCTGCATTTGGGTGACGACCAACCCTTTTATGTTCCACAAGCATTGGGTTTGGAGGGTGAAACCGAACCCCATAACAGCGTTGAAGACATGGCGGCTCATTACATCAAAGAAATACGTGCCATTCAACCAGAAGGTCCCTATCTTCTAGGAGGAAGATGTTTTGGTGGTATTGTCGCTTTTGAAATGGCATTACAGCTATCGCGGCAGGGTCAAAAAGTTGCCCTATTGGCTTTAATCGATGGTGCATTGCCTCCCCATGTTTATTTAGAGATGAGAAATCGCGATGGCAGTATTAAATCCAAATCTCTAGCCGATCTCTGGCGAAGCTTTGTCTTTTTCTGTCGAAGCGGACAACTGCTGACGATTTTGGGCTACAAATATACCAAGTTAGTTAAAAGAATTCGCAAGCAAAAAGCTAAGCAGCAGCAAGCTCCAGATCCTGCACTCAAAAACGTTAAAAAAGTTTTTCGCAGTCATTTACAGGCAAGAGCAGACTACTTACCCCAAGGTACTTTTTCGGGCAAAATCGATATTTATGCCAGTGAGACTTTGAGAATTGACCAGCAAGACGAGTGGAACAAACTGGTTGATGGCGGAGTTGAATACCACTTTATCGGCGGTAGACACGACACCATCGATCGTGAACCACACGTTAGGGTTCTGGCAGCCAAGCTCAGAGAGTCTATGGATAAAGCTCAAAGTATGTTTGCCAGCTCGTCCAATTTGTCTGAAAGTGGCAATTCGTAA